The Pseudomonas sp. R4-35-07 genome contains a region encoding:
- a CDS encoding polyamine ABC transporter substrate-binding protein, which yields MPISLFRKALLVGAGITLAVSVQAAPTVHVYNWSDYIGPDTLANFEKATGIKPVYDVFDSNETLEGKLLAGRTGYDVVVPSNHFLGKQIKAGAFQKLDKSLLTNYANLDPALLKRLEKNDPGNGYAVPYLWGTNGIGYNVDKVKEVLGVDKIDSWAVLFEPENMKKLATCGVSFMDSADEMLPAVLNYMGLDPNSTNPADYRKAEEKLLKVRPYVTYFHSSKYISDLANGNICVAAGFSGDVFQAKARASEAGKGVNIAYAIPKEGGNLWFDVLAIPKDAANVKEAHAFINYLLQPEVIAQVSDYVGYANPNPGADTLMEQSIRTDAAVYPPQAVLDRTFVNVELPPNVQRLMTRSWTKVKTGK from the coding sequence TTGCCAATTTCTTTATTTCGCAAAGCCTTGCTGGTGGGTGCAGGTATCACGCTGGCTGTCAGCGTGCAGGCCGCACCGACCGTGCATGTTTATAACTGGTCGGACTACATCGGCCCCGACACATTGGCCAACTTCGAAAAGGCCACCGGCATCAAGCCCGTCTATGACGTGTTCGATTCCAACGAAACCCTGGAAGGCAAGCTGCTCGCCGGGCGTACCGGTTACGACGTGGTGGTGCCGTCCAACCACTTCCTGGGCAAGCAGATCAAGGCCGGGGCGTTCCAGAAGCTGGATAAGTCCCTGCTGACCAATTACGCCAACCTTGATCCGGCATTGCTCAAGCGTCTTGAGAAAAATGATCCGGGCAATGGCTACGCCGTGCCGTACCTGTGGGGCACCAACGGCATCGGTTACAACGTCGACAAAGTGAAGGAGGTGCTGGGCGTCGACAAGATCGATTCCTGGGCCGTGCTGTTCGAGCCGGAAAACATGAAGAAGCTCGCCACCTGCGGCGTTTCGTTCATGGACTCGGCGGATGAAATGCTGCCGGCCGTGCTCAACTACATGGGCCTGGACCCTAACAGTACCAACCCGGCCGACTACAGGAAGGCCGAGGAAAAACTGCTCAAGGTACGGCCCTACGTGACCTACTTCCATTCCTCCAAATACATCTCGGACCTGGCCAACGGCAATATCTGCGTGGCAGCCGGTTTCTCTGGTGATGTGTTCCAGGCCAAGGCCCGCGCAAGCGAGGCAGGCAAAGGCGTGAACATCGCCTACGCGATTCCCAAGGAAGGCGGCAACCTGTGGTTTGACGTGCTGGCGATCCCCAAGGACGCTGCCAACGTCAAAGAGGCTCACGCCTTCATCAACTATTTGCTGCAACCTGAAGTGATCGCTCAGGTCAGTGACTACGTCGGTTATGCCAACCCTAACCCCGGGGCGGACACACTGATGGAGCAATCGATACGCACCGACGCAGCGGTTTACCCACCGCAGGCGGTTCTCGACCGGACATTCGTCAACGTCGAGCTACCCCCGAACGTGCAGCGTTTAATGACCCGTAGCTGGACCAAGGTCAAGACGGGCAAGTAA
- a CDS encoding ABC transporter ATP-binding protein yields the protein MAVASGAYKKALEGDQTPKKVLVKIDRVTKKFDETIAVDDVSLEIKKGEIFALLGGSGSGKSTLLRMLAGFERPTEGRIYLDGVDITDMPPYERPINMMFQSYALFPHMTVAQNIAFGLQQDKIPKAEVDARVAEMLKLVQMSQYAKRKPHQLSGGQRQRVALARSLAKRPKLLLLDEPMGALDKKLRSQMQLELVEIIERVGVTCVMVTHDQEEAMTMAERIAIMHLGWIAQIGSPIDIYETPTSRLVCEFIGNVNIFDTQVVDDAEGHAVLKCPDLDRDIYVGYGIATAVEDKSVTYAIRPEKLLVTTQMPTCEHNWSSGKVHDIAYLGGHSVFYVELPSGKLVQSFVANAERRGQRPTWGDQVYVWWEDDSGVVLRS from the coding sequence ATGGCAGTTGCCTCCGGCGCCTATAAGAAAGCCCTCGAGGGCGACCAGACACCGAAAAAGGTGTTGGTCAAAATCGACCGGGTCACGAAGAAGTTCGACGAGACGATTGCGGTGGACGATGTGTCCCTGGAAATCAAGAAAGGCGAGATCTTCGCCTTGCTCGGCGGTTCGGGTTCGGGCAAGTCCACCTTGCTGCGCATGCTCGCAGGCTTCGAGCGCCCGACTGAAGGTCGCATCTACCTCGACGGTGTGGACATCACCGACATGCCGCCCTACGAGCGGCCGATCAACATGATGTTCCAGTCCTACGCCTTGTTCCCGCACATGACCGTGGCACAGAACATCGCTTTCGGCCTGCAACAGGACAAGATTCCCAAGGCTGAAGTCGACGCTCGCGTGGCCGAGATGCTCAAGCTGGTGCAGATGAGCCAGTACGCCAAGCGCAAGCCGCACCAGTTGTCCGGCGGCCAACGCCAGCGTGTGGCCCTGGCCCGTTCCCTGGCCAAGCGCCCGAAACTGCTGCTGCTCGATGAGCCGATGGGCGCCCTCGACAAGAAGCTGCGCTCTCAGATGCAACTGGAGCTGGTCGAGATCATCGAACGCGTCGGCGTGACCTGTGTGATGGTGACCCACGATCAGGAAGAGGCCATGACCATGGCCGAGCGCATCGCGATCATGCACCTGGGCTGGATCGCCCAGATCGGCAGCCCGATCGACATCTACGAAACGCCCACCAGCCGCCTGGTGTGCGAGTTCATCGGCAACGTCAATATCTTCGACACCCAAGTGGTGGACGACGCCGAAGGCCACGCCGTGCTCAAGTGCCCGGACCTGGACCGCGATATCTACGTGGGCTACGGCATCGCCACCGCAGTGGAAGACAAGTCGGTGACGTACGCCATCCGCCCGGAAAAACTGCTGGTCACAACCCAGATGCCGACCTGCGAGCACAACTGGTCCAGCGGCAAAGTCCACGACATTGCCTACCTGGGCGGCCACTCGGTGTTCTATGTGGAGCTGCCGAGCGGCAAGCTGGTGCAGTCCTTCGTCGCCAACGCCGAACGCCGTGGCCAGCGCCCAACCTGGGGCGACCAGGTGTACGTCTGGTGGGAAGACGACAGCGGCGTGGTACTGCGCTCATGA
- a CDS encoding ABC transporter permease subunit, whose product MNMKKFKRRLDRIVPSGKQVVIGIPFLWLFLFFALPFFIVLKISFAEADVAIPPYTEIYTYVEQKLQVVLNLANYSLLAGDELYIAAYLGSLKMAFFSTLLCLLIGYPMAYAIATARKEMQTVLVLLIMMPTWTAILIRVYAWMGILSNNGLLNGFLMSMGLINEPLQILNTNIAVYIGVVYSYLPFMILPLYANLVKHDQSLLEAASDLGSSTFNSFWKITVPLSKNGIIAGCMLVFIPVVGEFVIPELLGGPETLMIGKVLWQEFFNNRDWPVASALAVVMLAILIVPIILFNRSQAKELEGKI is encoded by the coding sequence ATGAACATGAAGAAATTCAAGCGGCGTTTGGATCGCATCGTGCCCAGTGGCAAGCAGGTGGTCATCGGGATTCCCTTCCTCTGGCTGTTCCTGTTTTTCGCACTGCCGTTTTTTATCGTGCTGAAAATCAGCTTTGCTGAAGCCGATGTGGCGATTCCGCCCTACACCGAGATCTACACCTACGTTGAGCAAAAGCTGCAAGTGGTGCTGAACCTGGCCAACTACAGCTTGCTGGCGGGCGATGAGCTCTACATCGCCGCGTACCTGGGCTCGCTGAAGATGGCGTTTTTCAGCACGCTGCTGTGCCTGCTGATCGGCTACCCGATGGCCTATGCCATCGCCACCGCGCGCAAGGAAATGCAAACGGTGCTGGTGCTGCTGATCATGATGCCGACCTGGACCGCGATCCTGATCCGCGTCTATGCGTGGATGGGCATCCTCAGCAACAACGGTTTGCTCAACGGCTTCCTGATGTCCATGGGGCTGATCAACGAACCGCTGCAGATCCTCAACACCAACATCGCGGTGTATATCGGCGTGGTCTATTCGTACCTGCCATTCATGATCCTGCCGCTGTACGCCAACCTGGTCAAACACGACCAGAGCCTGCTGGAAGCCGCGTCGGACCTGGGTTCGAGCACCTTCAATAGTTTCTGGAAAATCACCGTGCCGCTGTCCAAGAACGGCATTATCGCAGGCTGCATGCTGGTGTTTATCCCGGTGGTGGGCGAGTTCGTGATTCCTGAACTGCTCGGCGGCCCGGAAACCCTGATGATCGGTAAAGTGCTGTGGCAAGAATTCTTCAACAACCGTGACTGGCCGGTGGCCTCTGCATTGGCCGTGGTGATGCTGGCGATCCTGATCGTGCCGATCATTCTGTTCAACCGCAGCCAGGCTAAAGAGCTGGAGGGCAAGATATGA
- a CDS encoding polyamine ABC transporter substrate-binding protein: MKNAGKTLLALSLMGAMASAAQADNKVLHVYNWSDYIAPDTVANFEKESGIKVVYDVFDSNETLEAKLLAGKSGYDIVVPSNNFLAKQIKAGVYQELDTSKLPNYSNLNKSLLKAVSVSDPDNKHAFPYMWGSIGIGYNPEKVKAALGVDKIESWDVLMKPENIAKLKSCGVSFLDSPTEMLPIALHYLGLPTDTQKKADLKQAEDLFLKIRPSIGYFHSSKYISDLANGNICVAVGYSGDIQQAKSRAAEAGGKVKVAYDIPKEGAGSFFDMVAIPKDAENVDAAYAFMNYLLKPEVMASITNSVRFPNGNEKATALVDKDITSDPGIYPSAEVQAKLYAIADLPAATQREMTRSWTKIKSGK; this comes from the coding sequence TTGAAGAACGCTGGCAAGACCCTCCTCGCCTTGTCCCTGATGGGCGCAATGGCGAGCGCGGCCCAGGCGGACAATAAAGTGCTGCACGTCTACAACTGGTCCGACTACATTGCACCGGACACCGTCGCCAACTTTGAAAAAGAGTCGGGCATCAAGGTGGTGTACGACGTGTTCGACAGCAACGAGACCCTGGAAGCCAAGTTGCTGGCAGGCAAGTCCGGCTACGATATCGTCGTACCATCGAACAACTTCCTCGCCAAGCAGATCAAGGCCGGTGTCTACCAGGAGCTGGACACGTCCAAGTTGCCCAACTACAGCAACCTGAACAAATCCCTGCTTAAAGCCGTGTCGGTCAGCGACCCGGACAACAAGCACGCCTTCCCGTACATGTGGGGCTCAATTGGTATCGGTTACAACCCGGAGAAGGTCAAGGCCGCGCTGGGCGTGGACAAGATCGAGTCGTGGGATGTGCTGATGAAGCCGGAAAACATCGCCAAGCTGAAAAGCTGCGGCGTGAGCTTCCTCGACTCGCCGACCGAAATGCTGCCGATCGCGCTGCATTACCTGGGCCTGCCGACCGACACCCAGAAGAAGGCCGACCTCAAGCAAGCCGAAGACCTGTTCCTGAAAATCCGCCCGTCGATTGGCTACTTCCACTCGTCCAAGTACATCTCGGACCTGGCCAACGGCAACATCTGCGTGGCCGTGGGTTATTCGGGTGACATCCAGCAGGCCAAGTCCCGTGCGGCTGAAGCCGGTGGCAAGGTCAAAGTGGCCTATGACATTCCGAAAGAAGGCGCCGGCAGTTTCTTCGACATGGTCGCCATCCCGAAAGATGCTGAAAACGTCGACGCCGCCTATGCATTCATGAACTACCTGCTCAAGCCGGAAGTCATGGCGTCGATCACCAACAGCGTGCGCTTCCCGAACGGCAACGAGAAGGCCACCGCGCTGGTCGACAAAGACATCACCAGCGACCCGGGCATCTACCCGTCGGCAGAAGTGCAGGCCAAGCTCTACGCGATTGCGGACCTGCCGGCTGCGACCCAGCGTGAAATGACGCGCAGCTGGACCAAGATCAAATCCGGTAAATAA
- a CDS encoding ABC transporter permease subunit produces the protein MKRFRFSSFMLVVGLLFIYLPMLILVIYSFNESKLVTVWGGWSIKWYVGLLDNTQLMGSVARSLEIACYTAVAAVALGTLAAFVLTRISQFKGRTLFGGLVTAPLVMPEVITGLSLLLLFVAMAQMIGWPQERGIVTIWIAHTTFCAAYVAVVVSARLRELDLSIEEAAMDLGARPWKVFFLITIPMIAPSLAAGGMMSFALSLDDLVLASFVSGPGSTTLPMEVFSAVRLGVKPEINAVASLILLAVSLVTFLVWFFSRRAEEHRKKAIQQAIEEAAADGWKQPDARRAPAPV, from the coding sequence ATGAAACGCTTTCGTTTCTCCAGCTTCATGCTGGTCGTGGGGTTGTTGTTCATCTACCTGCCGATGCTGATCCTGGTGATCTACTCGTTCAACGAATCCAAGCTGGTGACGGTGTGGGGCGGTTGGTCGATCAAGTGGTACGTGGGCCTGCTGGACAACACCCAGTTGATGGGCTCGGTGGCGCGTTCCCTGGAAATCGCCTGTTACACGGCGGTGGCGGCGGTGGCGCTGGGTACGCTGGCGGCGTTCGTGCTGACACGCATCAGCCAGTTCAAGGGCCGTACGCTGTTCGGCGGCCTGGTCACGGCGCCGCTGGTGATGCCGGAAGTGATCACCGGCCTGTCGCTGTTGCTGCTGTTCGTGGCCATGGCGCAGATGATCGGCTGGCCCCAGGAGCGTGGCATTGTCACCATCTGGATCGCCCACACCACCTTCTGCGCGGCATATGTGGCGGTGGTGGTGTCGGCACGCTTGCGTGAACTGGACCTGTCGATCGAAGAAGCGGCGATGGACCTGGGCGCACGGCCGTGGAAGGTGTTCTTCCTGATCACCATCCCGATGATCGCGCCATCGCTGGCGGCGGGCGGCATGATGTCGTTTGCGCTGTCGCTGGATGACCTGGTATTGGCCAGCTTCGTCTCGGGGCCGGGTTCGACCACCTTGCCGATGGAAGTGTTCTCGGCCGTGCGCCTTGGGGTCAAACCTGAGATTAACGCGGTGGCCAGCCTGATTCTGCTGGCGGTGTCGCTGGTGACCTTCCTGGTGTGGTTCTTCAGCCGTCGGGCCGAGGAGCATCGCAAGAAGGCCATCCAGCAAGCGATCGAAGAAGCGGCGGCGGATGGCTGGAAACAGCCGGACGCGCGCCGGGCGCCCGCACCGGTCTAA